A part of Novipirellula artificiosorum genomic DNA contains:
- a CDS encoding PQQ-binding-like beta-propeller repeat protein yields the protein MTFLQTQCSLTRFSAAFSSVAAVLMAFASNPACVADDWPGWMGAQRDGVYHETGIVETIPAAGLKVKWRTPIHGGYAGPAVANGHVYVFDYKKESGEAFNDPGKRANLNGKERLLVLDEATGKMIWKFEYDCPYSISYPAGPRCTPTVDGDRVYILGSEGDLHCLKTADGELVWQRSFKDDFSAEVPVWGFAGHPLVEGDTLYCMVGGDGQGVVAFDKNTGAVKWKSLNAKAGYCPPSMIHFANTTQLIVFHPDAVVSLNPSDGSQYWEVPLKPLYEMSIARPMIEGDRMYASGIYTEGVMLKLDADQPRVEELWRGEPKQSVYACNSTPIIVDGILYGVDTGTGKLIAVDSKDGSRLWETLDATHLGETRFLKQATAFLTRVGDTDRYLLMSEIGDLILARLTKDAYEERGRFHVLEPTGEAAGRDVVWSHPAYANRTAYARNDKEIVAVDLADPSK from the coding sequence ATGACATTCCTTCAAACACAGTGTTCCTTGACCCGCTTCTCTGCCGCATTTTCCTCGGTCGCTGCGGTGTTGATGGCTTTTGCCAGCAATCCTGCTTGCGTCGCTGACGATTGGCCAGGATGGATGGGAGCCCAACGAGATGGAGTCTACCACGAAACAGGAATCGTTGAGACGATCCCAGCGGCAGGATTGAAGGTCAAGTGGCGGACGCCAATCCACGGCGGCTATGCGGGGCCTGCGGTCGCCAACGGCCACGTTTACGTGTTTGACTACAAAAAGGAATCGGGCGAAGCTTTCAATGACCCTGGGAAACGGGCGAATCTGAATGGAAAAGAACGGCTCTTGGTACTCGATGAAGCCACGGGCAAGATGATTTGGAAGTTTGAATACGATTGCCCCTACAGCATCTCGTACCCGGCGGGCCCTCGTTGTACGCCGACGGTCGACGGAGACCGCGTCTACATTCTCGGCAGCGAGGGGGACCTCCACTGCCTCAAGACCGCCGATGGTGAATTGGTTTGGCAGCGATCCTTTAAGGATGACTTCTCGGCCGAGGTTCCTGTTTGGGGATTCGCTGGCCATCCGCTCGTGGAGGGAGATACGCTTTACTGTATGGTCGGCGGCGACGGCCAGGGTGTCGTCGCATTTGACAAGAACACCGGCGCCGTCAAATGGAAGTCACTCAACGCAAAGGCGGGCTATTGCCCTCCCTCGATGATCCACTTTGCCAACACCACGCAATTAATCGTCTTTCACCCCGATGCGGTGGTCAGTTTGAATCCCAGCGATGGATCGCAGTATTGGGAGGTTCCCTTGAAACCGCTGTATGAGATGTCGATCGCCAGGCCGATGATTGAAGGGGATCGGATGTACGCGAGCGGCATCTATACCGAAGGGGTGATGCTGAAACTCGATGCCGATCAACCGAGGGTCGAAGAATTGTGGCGAGGCGAGCCGAAACAATCGGTCTACGCATGCAACAGCACTCCAATCATCGTCGATGGAATCCTATATGGCGTCGACACGGGAACGGGGAAATTGATCGCGGTGGATTCAAAGGATGGTTCGCGGTTGTGGGAAACGCTCGATGCGACCCATTTGGGTGAAACGCGTTTTCTCAAGCAGGCGACGGCTTTCTTGACTCGGGTTGGTGATACGGATCGCTACTTGTTGATGAGTGAGATTGGCGACCTGATTCTTGCCCGATTGACCAAGGACGCGTATGAAGAGCGAGGCCGATTTCATGTGCTCGAACCGACGGGCGAGGCAGCTGGACGCGACGTGGTGTGGAGCCATCCGGCTTATGCCAATCGCACCGCGTATGCAAGAAACGACAAAGAGATTGTTGCAGTCGATTTAGCGGATCCCTCCAAATAA